In the genome of Desulfofarcimen acetoxidans DSM 771, one region contains:
- a CDS encoding purple acid phosphatase family protein: MAEKRCRLMGFSLLLAIMLIAGLIFTGQGLALETLAQPDLNSSSAVQSISSQVYGAALNVDEIPAQADQNVDSQLYSTRPDQIILTWTADPQTTQTVSWRVYGVAGSKIQYLPQSGSTDDFSSAQEKDIAGSQLYGGFNHFVAELDNLQPGTTYVYRVGKDSGWSEPATFTTAAATNNFSFMFMGDVHSGYYDTSAGIWQQLLAQACSAYPDIKFALQAGDIVDNSEDTGDWSQLFTAAAGVFDHIPLMPAEGNHDSGDADLFNKYFALPQNGPVGYEGHNYSFDYGNAHFVVLDSSLMGCDGDAYQAGITWLENDLQQSNKKWKFVMFHVPAYTINIGDNDAAASDIIRQYWVPVLERNGVDMVFVGHQHMYMRTYPIYQGQVQDRPTGGITYLMGNAGNKFYINPKQHDYVAKVLSNVTCYTYIKIEGDVLTMITRDVDGNVLDEYKVDKGSSMDASVSVSGVKLLNSSYQEITSVPVQGAFRLQVHLNNNTGKQQTTVAVLQVRGSDGAAANCGGKPLGIASLKTDVPVVGVDIYADFNLSGLPAGKAYVDVYVFDESNVPIDIPYQKFSFDITS, encoded by the coding sequence ATGGCAGAGAAAAGATGCCGGTTAATGGGGTTTAGCCTGTTGCTAGCGATAATGCTGATAGCCGGCTTAATTTTTACAGGACAGGGGCTGGCACTAGAAACCCTTGCCCAGCCTGATCTGAACAGTTCGTCGGCAGTCCAATCAATTTCCTCGCAGGTGTATGGTGCTGCTCTAAATGTGGATGAGATTCCTGCGCAAGCAGATCAGAATGTTGATTCCCAGCTATACAGCACCCGGCCGGACCAGATTATCCTGACTTGGACGGCCGATCCGCAGACCACCCAGACTGTATCCTGGCGAGTATACGGTGTTGCCGGCAGTAAGATTCAGTATTTGCCGCAAAGTGGCAGTACGGATGATTTCAGCAGCGCGCAGGAAAAGGATATTGCTGGCAGCCAGTTGTACGGCGGTTTCAATCATTTTGTGGCTGAGTTGGATAATTTGCAGCCTGGTACCACATATGTCTACCGTGTCGGCAAGGACAGTGGCTGGAGCGAGCCGGCTACCTTTACTACGGCGGCTGCGACAAATAATTTTTCTTTTATGTTTATGGGTGACGTGCATTCCGGTTATTATGATACCAGTGCCGGTATCTGGCAGCAGCTTCTGGCACAGGCCTGCAGCGCATATCCGGATATAAAATTTGCCTTGCAAGCCGGTGACATAGTTGACAATTCGGAAGACACCGGGGATTGGTCTCAACTGTTCACTGCTGCAGCAGGTGTTTTTGATCATATACCGCTAATGCCTGCCGAAGGGAATCATGATAGTGGCGATGCTGATCTGTTTAATAAATATTTTGCCTTGCCCCAAAACGGGCCGGTTGGGTATGAAGGACATAACTATTCATTTGACTATGGTAATGCTCATTTTGTTGTGCTGGACAGCAGCCTGATGGGTTGTGATGGCGATGCTTACCAGGCCGGCATAACTTGGCTGGAAAACGATTTACAGCAAAGTAATAAGAAATGGAAATTTGTTATGTTTCATGTGCCTGCCTATACCATCAATATAGGTGACAATGACGCTGCAGCTTCCGATATCATCAGGCAATACTGGGTGCCGGTGTTGGAGCGTAACGGAGTTGACATGGTTTTCGTAGGACACCAGCATATGTATATGCGCACCTATCCCATCTACCAGGGCCAGGTTCAGGATAGACCGACAGGCGGGATTACTTACTTGATGGGTAATGCGGGCAACAAGTTTTACATCAATCCGAAACAGCATGATTACGTTGCCAAAGTATTGTCAAATGTGACTTGTTATACGTATATAAAAATAGAAGGTGATGTTCTGACCATGATTACCAGAGATGTGGATGGTAATGTGTTGGATGAATATAAGGTTGATAAGGGCAGTAGTATGGATGCAAGTGTGAGCGTAAGCGGCGTCAAGCTTTTGAACAGTTCGTATCAGGAGATAACCTCCGTTCCCGTGCAGGGAGCTTTCCGCTTGCAGGTACATCTTAACAATAATACCGGAAAGCAGCAGACCACTGTGGCTGTGCTCCAAGTGCGTGGTAGTGATGGTGCCGCAGCGAATTGTGGTGGAAAACCATTGGGGATAGCCAGTTTAAAGACCGACGTTCCGGTGGTAGGAGTGGATATCTATGCTGATTTTAACCTGTCCGGTCTTCCGGCCGGCAAGGCGTATGTGGATGTTTATGTTTTTGATGAATCAAATGTACCCATTGACATACCTTATCAAAAATTTAGCTTTGATATTACGTCTTAA
- a CDS encoding cadherin-like beta sandwich domain-containing protein — MKKICLMILCLALLVGSLPLATVTYADGDDNTLGNLTVASLVYQDGAEKVISCGLYPAFSSEQTESVVDVAYGVEEVRIVAQPASVTATLRINGVQVAAGVAAVVYGRDLAVGDNLIPITVTSASGSQSTYDLHIKRVSFDFALAPLPRTPAAYQASDYARYRCCLAVGNNYSLALKKNGRVVAWGGNDKKQCNVPINLANVTALAAGNAHSLACKADGRVVAWGDNIKGQCNVPTGLSEVVAVSAGRYFSAALEEDGRVVVWGDNSKGQCTVPSGLNNVVDIQCGYEHMLALKADGTVVAWGGNNSGQCMVPAGLDHVVAVAAGFKSSIALRDDGTLVIWGTDSQGNEFKNLNLQFVKAIAVGAYHAAALKWDGSLAVWGNNTGQNVDLGVPLISDKRVLAVSGYGNNRHLLTLREDGTVAAWGDLTDLHYGNYNGQCNVPQGLNLLTDDPPPYSGPVPNIPQTPAAYAASDYVRAAAKVYDVAEYQVAVNMDGNLKLYYNSPITDEQFGISRVPASVKNVKSIGVMTLAIDIVALKEDGTVVVWGNNADGQCDVPEQANDVASIATGYYHCLALREDGMVVVWGRNNKGQCDVSAGLGGITAIAAGSYHNLALCEDGTVAAWGDNTNGQCDVPPGLTGVARIYAFGNTSFALKNDGTLVVWGYTSGQYDVPDGLNNVVDLSVGSACAALKADGTVVVWGDNSYGRRNVPVGLHDVASVTSGDDGIFAVKTDGSVVVWGYRSTIDVEKVSGLANVLKVLRGSTAIYRDGTLQYIGAGTAGDALQRNALLAGVNVLAGHYFVVNNVGLYDSSGKSINSVACQGGYRIQASIANNNSGSSKGLAILQVRGGPGATSSGGGRVLGCIGVEGEVPVDGQPVSADFTMPAGLSGPAFVDVFVWDGWDTMVPRAKPNQNLSFNITQ, encoded by the coding sequence ATGAAAAAGATATGCTTAATGATCCTCTGTCTGGCTCTGTTGGTTGGTTCGTTGCCCCTGGCGACAGTGACTTATGCAGACGGTGATGACAATACGCTAGGCAATCTTACCGTGGCAAGCTTGGTTTATCAGGACGGGGCGGAGAAGGTGATTTCCTGCGGCCTTTATCCCGCTTTCAGCAGTGAGCAGACCGAGAGCGTGGTTGATGTGGCCTATGGGGTGGAGGAAGTGCGAATAGTTGCCCAGCCTGCCAGTGTTACTGCCACTTTGCGGATTAACGGTGTTCAGGTTGCGGCTGGCGTGGCTGCTGTGGTCTATGGTCGGGATTTAGCGGTGGGTGACAACCTTATTCCCATCACGGTTACTTCTGCAAGTGGCAGTCAGAGCACATATGATCTTCATATCAAGCGGGTCAGTTTTGATTTTGCTCTGGCTCCTCTGCCCCGGACACCGGCTGCCTATCAGGCTAGCGACTATGCCCGCTATAGATGCTGTCTGGCTGTTGGCAATAATTACAGCTTGGCCTTGAAAAAGAACGGCAGGGTGGTGGCCTGGGGCGGCAATGATAAAAAACAGTGTAACGTGCCGATCAACTTGGCCAATGTCACCGCCCTGGCGGCAGGAAATGCACACAGCCTGGCCTGTAAGGCTGACGGCAGGGTGGTAGCCTGGGGCGATAATATTAAAGGTCAATGTAATGTGCCGACTGGCTTGAGTGAAGTGGTGGCTGTTTCTGCCGGTAGGTATTTTTCTGCTGCCCTGGAGGAAGATGGTAGGGTAGTAGTCTGGGGCGACAATAGTAAAGGCCAGTGTACGGTGCCGTCCGGCTTGAATAATGTGGTGGACATTCAGTGCGGTTATGAGCATATGCTGGCCCTCAAAGCGGATGGTACGGTGGTGGCCTGGGGCGGCAACAACTCTGGCCAGTGTATGGTGCCGGCCGGATTAGATCATGTGGTGGCGGTTGCTGCCGGCTTCAAGAGCAGTATTGCTTTAAGAGACGATGGCACTCTGGTTATCTGGGGAACAGATAGTCAAGGTAATGAATTTAAGAATTTAAACTTGCAATTTGTTAAGGCAATTGCAGTTGGAGCATACCATGCCGCCGCATTAAAGTGGGACGGCAGCCTGGCCGTTTGGGGTAATAATACCGGCCAAAATGTTGATTTGGGTGTCCCCCTAATATCAGATAAAAGAGTTCTGGCTGTCAGCGGTTATGGTAATAATCGACACCTGCTGACTTTGCGTGAGGATGGTACGGTAGCGGCCTGGGGTGATTTGACTGACTTACATTATGGTAATTATAACGGCCAATGCAATGTGCCTCAGGGGCTGAACTTGCTTACAGACGACCCGCCTCCCTATAGCGGCCCGGTTCCCAATATTCCACAGACCCCGGCGGCCTACGCTGCCAGCGATTATGTTCGGGCTGCTGCTAAAGTTTATGATGTAGCTGAATATCAGGTTGCAGTAAATATGGATGGCAATTTAAAGTTATATTACAACAGTCCGATTACAGATGAACAATTTGGCATATCTAGGGTGCCGGCAAGTGTAAAAAACGTTAAATCTATAGGAGTAATGACACTTGCCATTGATATTGTGGCTTTAAAAGAGGACGGTACGGTGGTGGTTTGGGGCAATAACGCCGACGGTCAGTGTGACGTGCCGGAACAAGCTAATGATGTTGCGTCCATAGCAACGGGTTATTACCATTGTCTTGCCTTGCGTGAGGATGGTATGGTGGTGGTCTGGGGCAGAAACAATAAGGGGCAATGTGATGTTTCGGCCGGTCTGGGAGGCATCACGGCCATAGCAGCGGGATCATACCATAATCTTGCCTTGTGTGAAGACGGCACGGTGGCGGCCTGGGGTGATAACACCAACGGACAGTGCGATGTGCCGCCCGGTTTAACCGGCGTAGCACGTATTTATGCTTTTGGTAATACCTCCTTCGCATTGAAAAACGATGGTACCTTAGTGGTTTGGGGATATACATCCGGACAATATGACGTGCCGGATGGTTTAAACAACGTAGTGGATCTTTCCGTTGGTTCTGCTTGCGCAGCGTTAAAAGCCGACGGCACTGTGGTGGTTTGGGGTGATAATAGCTATGGCAGGCGCAATGTGCCCGTTGGTTTGCATGATGTTGCCTCAGTAACGAGCGGTGATGATGGTATCTTTGCCGTAAAGACAGACGGCAGTGTCGTGGTCTGGGGGTATAGATCAACGATAGATGTTGAAAAAGTATCCGGTTTGGCCAATGTGTTAAAGGTATTACGGGGTTCGACCGCCATTTACCGGGATGGTACGCTTCAATATATTGGTGCTGGGACGGCAGGTGATGCCCTGCAGAGGAACGCACTGCTGGCCGGGGTTAATGTGTTGGCCGGACACTATTTTGTCGTCAACAATGTCGGTCTATACGATTCGTCAGGCAAGAGCATAAATTCTGTAGCCTGCCAGGGTGGCTATCGCATCCAGGCCAGTATAGCCAATAATAATAGTGGTTCCAGCAAAGGGTTGGCTATCTTACAAGTGCGTGGAGGCCCTGGCGCTACCAGTAGCGGTGGCGGCCGGGTACTGGGTTGTATTGGGGTGGAAGGTGAGGTTCCTGTGGACGGTCAGCCGGTTAGCGCTGATTTCACCATGCCGGCTGGTTTAAGCGGGCCGGCTTTTGTGGATGTTTTTGTTTGGGACGGTTGGGACACCATGGTGCCGCGGGCTAAACCCAATCAAAACTTGTCTTTTAATATTACACAATAG
- a CDS encoding molybdopterin-dependent oxidoreductase has translation MVETKFNASKGFNSTKWLIGGIMLLVLAVVGFSLLNHFSSVQQEGRLVIKAGDGTLGSFTVADLQKLPAVEKKMVVQTNCSSSCSNNSANSSEHDYTGTLLLGVLDGIDPGLTRKYTKIIARGVDYYSQVLDMSEVMQPDNVYIVYADHGKPLITQAGGEGSMQLIICNDKTGQRFTKWLVSLELQ, from the coding sequence ATGGTTGAAACCAAGTTTAACGCAAGTAAAGGCTTTAACTCTACAAAATGGTTAATTGGAGGAATTATGCTGCTGGTCCTGGCTGTTGTTGGTTTCTCGTTATTAAACCACTTCAGCAGCGTTCAGCAGGAAGGAAGGTTAGTAATAAAAGCCGGTGACGGGACATTGGGTAGTTTTACTGTAGCTGATCTTCAGAAACTGCCGGCTGTGGAGAAGAAAATGGTGGTTCAAACCAATTGTAGTAGTTCATGTAGCAATAATTCTGCAAATAGCAGCGAGCATGATTATACCGGCACATTGCTACTGGGAGTTCTGGATGGTATAGATCCCGGACTTACTCGAAAGTACACCAAGATTATTGCCAGGGGTGTTGATTACTACAGCCAGGTGTTGGATATGTCTGAAGTTATGCAGCCGGATAATGTGTATATTGTCTATGCTGATCATGGCAAGCCGTTAATAACGCAGGCAGGCGGGGAGGGCAGCATGCAATTGATTATTTGCAATGACAAGACCGGGCAGCGTTTTACCAAATGGCTGGTGAGCTTGGAATTGCAGTAA
- a CDS encoding S-layer homology domain-containing protein encodes MEKLKTYGIIKLPVCLVALCIIAGLLSTVAPLASSAGEPVVLTVKGDGVNKVVNFTMADLRALPQKTYTYSGYNHWPSLKVFKNLTGPTLKSILDVAGLKDNATLFTLRPSGGGFVRMDYTRAQLLEEPRYYFPDGESPGDCVEWPPKRSEKGKIPVETIIAMNDSDGRICFGQRKPNEPTIGDCVMIQQMLAGGTIEVSTEPLEHWEAPSVDTNPGTVAPGTKVTLKRPDDIPENIMVYYTLDGSDPTYGSNIFNISYPQFRPEEMNKPIPINGTVTVKARTIGFGKLDSEVKTFQYNTGVSAPADGTGKNTVNKAEDMISDFIDLQNHWAKEDINTLVEKGVIDGTETEFKPDEKTTRAQFAQWLVKALHIEVNQGEDLSFKDVPASAWYHDYVAAAVKAGLIKGNDDNTYAPNECITREQISVIITRALKMKSTKDLSHAITQQATDKFADKDAISPWARQDIALAVSCGIVSGVSEDRFAPQLLTTRAEAAVMILRLYNLLQ; translated from the coding sequence ATGGAAAAACTTAAAACTTATGGGATAATAAAACTGCCGGTCTGCCTGGTGGCGCTCTGTATTATTGCCGGGTTGCTTAGTACAGTTGCGCCGCTAGCGTCTTCTGCGGGGGAACCGGTGGTGTTGACGGTTAAAGGCGACGGGGTTAATAAAGTAGTAAATTTCACTATGGCCGATTTGAGGGCACTGCCGCAAAAAACTTATACCTATTCCGGATATAACCATTGGCCTTCACTAAAAGTATTTAAAAATCTAACCGGACCAACGCTTAAGAGCATTTTAGATGTGGCGGGCTTAAAAGACAATGCCACCTTGTTTACACTCAGACCTTCCGGAGGAGGTTTTGTGCGTATGGATTATACCAGAGCACAATTACTGGAGGAACCGCGTTATTATTTTCCTGATGGTGAAAGTCCCGGTGACTGTGTGGAATGGCCGCCCAAGCGCAGTGAAAAAGGAAAAATACCGGTCGAAACGATAATAGCAATGAATGATTCAGATGGAAGAATTTGCTTTGGACAGCGGAAGCCGAATGAACCAACTATTGGTGATTGTGTTATGATTCAGCAAATGTTGGCAGGAGGAACCATTGAAGTATCAACGGAGCCCCTGGAGCATTGGGAAGCTCCCTCTGTTGATACTAATCCCGGTACGGTTGCCCCGGGCACAAAAGTAACATTAAAAAGGCCTGATGATATACCGGAAAATATTATGGTGTACTATACTCTGGATGGATCTGATCCAACTTACGGAAGCAATATTTTTAATATCAGCTACCCTCAGTTCCGCCCGGAGGAAATGAATAAACCAATACCTATTAATGGTACTGTAACAGTTAAAGCAAGAACAATTGGTTTTGGCAAATTAGACAGCGAGGTAAAAACTTTTCAATATAACACCGGGGTATCTGCCCCTGCTGATGGGACCGGGAAAAATACGGTCAATAAAGCAGAAGACATGATCAGCGATTTTATAGACCTACAAAATCACTGGGCTAAAGAAGACATTAACACTTTGGTGGAAAAAGGGGTTATTGATGGAACCGAAACGGAATTCAAGCCGGATGAAAAAACAACACGCGCCCAATTCGCCCAGTGGCTCGTTAAGGCTTTGCATATTGAAGTTAATCAGGGCGAAGACCTTTCCTTTAAGGATGTGCCGGCAAGCGCGTGGTATCACGATTATGTAGCCGCAGCAGTCAAGGCGGGGTTAATTAAGGGTAATGATGATAATACTTATGCTCCGAATGAATGCATAACCAGAGAACAAATATCCGTAATTATCACCAGGGCCTTGAAAATGAAGTCAACTAAAGATTTGTCCCATGCTATTACACAGCAGGCAACTGACAAGTTCGCGGATAAAGATGCTATATCACCCTGGGCAAGGCAGGATATTGCACTGGCAGTAAGCTGTGGAATAGTAAGCGGAGTGAGCGAAGACAGATTTGCCCCCCAATTGCTTACTACCAGGGCTGAAGCGGCTGTCATGATTTTACGATTATATAACTTGCTGCAATAA
- a CDS encoding S-layer homology domain-containing protein, which yields MRILRIRKNLLCILMILAILLPLTGVGYAGNQGVAVNLTSPGAHQVYKPGDTVEISGTAQGLAEVSIAVRNEQGGLAFTAQPRVQDGVFTTGFTLEASAAEGQYTINIGCLGLPDLRIYRFQVQSAGGAAVSLNKPVADSSFKAGDVVEIEGTAQRTGSIAICVRNSNNGRVYVAQPPIENGSFATAFTLAADAVGGTYTINVTGDGLAAAQIYQFTVTSGGTGPGGGTSDKPDAILFINGNGVAKQVSYTRAELEAMDQERDLFSATNDWPQDLFEAAEGVPLRTLLDQAEMSPGAQMITFTGSDGYYWNYTVDELLNTTRYKFPGQTPVEPLIALKRVEASSNFGNMTESETPVLCFGQRIKSDYTLMGFVKHLKYITVNTNSPGKWSKPTAQIIDPDTKQKTATQGGQIKSGSKIVLQSEPRTKLRYTTDGSNPDINSKMYNVSAHVPSLNVPIVVNQDTTIKAMAEGNGKLGSDVLTLMFTVAGGTPVAPVGGSGGLVPQQTVSEENIKKEEISLEKGRKGEKLTLQEGVLEDIEKGTQGSRLAVNSTALVDEVNTEVSSTILQKAKEKGMLLGINSAIGNYTLPLDSLNLDEIAAGMDVKPKELNMNIVISRAAEDVKNKLVAGIQAGQEMLVDPVEFSIEISAPGGKKVEYKSFGSNYVEREIELDKGVNAGCATGAVWNEAKNRFKPVPTRFETRDGKSYAIILNRTNSLYTVLQSSKSFSDIQGNWAKDDIEMLAGKMLISGKNDTTYEPDSNITRAEFATLLVRALALEEGVLHEGQFKDVLVSDWYAGSVAAATGENIIAGYDGGLFKPADNITREKVAVMIARAARVAGKEDTLSASEQVQQLDQFKDKKEIASWATKDVALAVKIGIIEGMPGGNFAPKANADRAQSAVMLKRFLTYINFISTDQPVEQQIDNNQSTGEGDKT from the coding sequence ATGAGGATACTGCGGATCAGGAAAAATCTATTATGTATCTTAATGATTTTAGCGATATTGTTGCCGTTAACCGGTGTTGGTTACGCCGGTAACCAGGGTGTCGCTGTAAATCTGACTTCTCCTGGTGCCCATCAAGTGTACAAGCCCGGTGACACTGTAGAGATAAGCGGCACGGCCCAGGGATTAGCCGAAGTATCAATAGCTGTTCGGAATGAACAGGGGGGCCTGGCATTTACGGCCCAACCCCGGGTGCAAGACGGTGTTTTTACCACTGGCTTTACATTGGAGGCTTCGGCGGCCGAAGGTCAATATACCATTAATATCGGTTGCCTGGGCTTGCCTGATCTGAGAATTTACCGGTTTCAGGTGCAAAGTGCGGGTGGAGCCGCCGTTTCTCTGAACAAACCTGTAGCCGATAGTTCTTTTAAAGCAGGTGACGTTGTTGAAATAGAAGGTACAGCTCAGAGAACAGGTTCAATTGCTATTTGTGTTCGCAACAGTAATAACGGGCGGGTTTACGTGGCCCAACCGCCGATAGAAAACGGTAGTTTTGCCACCGCTTTTACCCTGGCGGCTGACGCCGTCGGCGGTACTTATACAATTAATGTAACCGGGGATGGGTTGGCTGCAGCCCAAATTTATCAGTTTACTGTAACTTCTGGTGGTACAGGCCCGGGGGGCGGTACTTCTGACAAACCGGATGCTATTCTTTTCATAAACGGCAACGGGGTGGCTAAACAAGTGTCTTATACCCGTGCCGAGTTGGAAGCTATGGATCAGGAAAGAGATCTGTTCTCAGCCACAAATGATTGGCCTCAAGATTTATTTGAGGCTGCTGAAGGTGTGCCGCTGCGCACCTTATTGGATCAGGCTGAAATGAGTCCGGGGGCCCAGATGATTACTTTTACCGGCAGTGACGGTTACTATTGGAACTATACCGTAGATGAATTATTGAATACAACACGATATAAATTTCCCGGTCAAACACCGGTGGAGCCGTTAATAGCCTTGAAACGGGTAGAGGCTTCTTCTAATTTTGGCAATATGACAGAAAGTGAAACACCGGTTTTGTGTTTCGGACAGCGTATAAAATCGGATTATACCCTTATGGGTTTTGTTAAACATTTGAAATATATTACTGTTAATACGAATTCTCCGGGTAAATGGTCCAAGCCGACAGCACAAATTATCGATCCCGATACCAAGCAAAAAACTGCGACGCAGGGTGGCCAAATTAAAAGCGGTTCCAAAATTGTTTTGCAAAGTGAGCCGAGAACAAAACTTCGTTATACCACTGATGGTAGTAATCCGGACATTAACAGCAAGATGTACAATGTCAGCGCCCATGTTCCCTCTTTAAACGTACCGATTGTAGTGAATCAAGACACTACGATTAAAGCGATGGCTGAGGGAAACGGCAAGCTGGGCAGTGATGTTCTAACCTTGATGTTTACGGTTGCCGGAGGAACACCGGTGGCTCCCGTTGGTGGTAGCGGTGGTTTAGTCCCTCAACAAACCGTTAGTGAAGAGAATATCAAAAAAGAAGAAATAAGCCTGGAAAAAGGTCGCAAAGGGGAGAAGCTAACTTTACAGGAAGGAGTTCTGGAAGACATAGAAAAGGGAACCCAGGGGAGCAGACTGGCGGTTAATTCTACTGCTTTAGTGGATGAAGTAAACACCGAAGTTTCATCAACTATACTGCAAAAAGCCAAAGAAAAAGGGATGTTGTTGGGTATAAATAGTGCTATAGGTAATTATACACTGCCGCTTGATTCTCTAAACCTTGATGAAATAGCGGCCGGAATGGATGTCAAGCCGAAAGAATTGAATATGAATATTGTTATCTCCAGGGCAGCTGAAGATGTTAAAAATAAACTGGTTGCCGGTATTCAGGCGGGACAAGAAATGTTGGTTGATCCGGTGGAGTTCAGCATAGAAATTAGTGCTCCAGGCGGTAAAAAAGTGGAGTATAAATCATTCGGCAGTAATTATGTGGAGCGTGAAATCGAGCTGGACAAAGGCGTAAATGCCGGGTGTGCCACGGGTGCTGTTTGGAACGAGGCGAAAAATAGATTTAAACCTGTGCCTACCCGCTTTGAAACCAGGGACGGTAAGAGCTACGCAATTATTTTAAACCGTACCAACAGTTTGTATACTGTTTTGCAGTCAAGCAAGAGCTTTTCAGATATTCAAGGAAACTGGGCCAAGGATGATATTGAAATGCTGGCTGGCAAGATGTTGATTTCCGGTAAAAATGACACTACTTATGAACCGGACAGCAATATTACCCGGGCTGAATTTGCAACCCTCTTAGTCAGAGCTCTGGCCCTGGAAGAAGGAGTTTTGCATGAAGGGCAATTTAAGGATGTATTGGTTAGCGACTGGTATGCCGGCAGTGTTGCCGCTGCTACAGGTGAAAACATCATTGCGGGTTATGACGGCGGCTTATTTAAGCCGGCTGACAACATTACCAGGGAGAAAGTGGCGGTCATGATCGCCCGGGCAGCGCGAGTTGCGGGGAAAGAAGATACTTTATCCGCCAGCGAGCAGGTTCAGCAGTTGGACCAGTTTAAGGACAAGAAAGAGATTGCCTCCTGGGCAACAAAGGATGTGGCTCTGGCTGTCAAGATAGGGATTATCGAAGGAATGCCGGGTGGTAATTTTGCGCCCAAGGCAAATGCCGACAGAGCTCAAAGTGCGGTAATGTTGAAACGGTTCTTAACCTATATTAATTTTATCAGCACTGACCAGCCTGTTGAGCAGCAAATAGACAATAATCAATCAACAGGGGAGGGGGATAAAACATAG